The Sporosarcina sp. Te-1 DNA window TGGTATTTAAGGAACTACAAAAGCAAGGCTACGAGTTACATGAAAGTGCAGGCTATCAATTCATTTCTGAAGAAAAACAGGTAATCACTCTATCTATGTATGACATTGACATCTATGACGAAAAAGTGGTTCACGATATCCAACACATTGTTGACCGTGTCTCTAATGAAAATGGTTTTCTCCCATTCCACGTCGAAATCCACGTCATTCATCGCTGACCTTCTTCTCCACTCCACTTTTTCCATACATTCCGATAATCCACACGACCATTACTGTTCAGTTTGATGTTTACAAACGCACTATTGTCTGGTTCGTACACAGAGTGAAACCGATGTTGTAAAAATAGAATGGCATCTTCCGAGCTTAGCAGCTCCTCGATTTCATAATAAGCATTCCAACGAAACTGCTCTTCTCTTGAACCCCTGATTACCCTTGCTTTCTCGTCTATCTTTTCACGTATATCTTTTGGCATGGCTGGGTAGATCGGAAATGCAGCTGATTGTACGACTCGCATCAGCGATATCAAATGATCCTTTCCTAAAGCAATCCCACCCACAAATAGATCATACGTGGAAATGCAATCATGACTCCCAATTGCAGAGGCATCAATCAAATCTAGTTGAGAGGCAATACCGATATCTTGAAGTTGTGCCTGCAACAGCTTCGCCGCTTTTTCATGATTTGCACCTTGGCGTATTTGCTGCACGGCAATTTTTACATGTAAGCCATCAAAGCGCCTTTCGTCCAGTCGGTTTTTCGGCTTTGCCTGATTTGCAAGGGAATGCTTCGTTAGGAAGCTGGTCGCCCGGAATTCATTGTCATGCCATTCATTGCGGATGTCTTCCGGCCTTAATTTCTCACGGATATTCTTGCGCATTTCCTTGCTGTTAAAGGGACCATCCTTCACACAATTAAACACGACAAAAGAGGCGCCTTCTTCGATTCGCGTCACTTGTTTCCAAGTCGAATCGGGTTGATTCAGTAAAAATGGATGCCTCTCCACTCTCTCGTATTCTGCTGGGGTCTTAATAATTTCTATTCGATCCAGCCAAGGTCTCGTGGAAAAATATAAAGGATTCACTTCAAGCTGAATCATGTTTTCGTTGTTATCTAGCAATTGGTATGGACCACTTCCTATCGGCATTTGTTGAAAGTCCCCTTCCTTTACTTTCTCGATCGGAATGATAGAGGCCCTTCCTGTCGCCAAACTTCGTGGGAATAAATAATCCACCCATTTTAGGTCGAATTGGATCACCGTCTCATGACAGACAGTCATATTACGTATTTCTGGGAACAATCCGCCTTCATTTTGCAGCCGCTCGAAAGTGTTCCGTACATCTTCGCTTGTCAGTCTTCTTCCATGATGAAATAAAATACCTTTATGTATATAAAAAGTCCATCTCTTGCCGTCGGTCGTTTCCCAATGATGAGCGATCCGGGGCAAGAGCTTTCCCGTTTCTGCATCAAATTCCAACAACCGATCAAAGATTTGTTGTACCATATGGGCGTCATGTCGCGATTTGATCAACATAGGATCCATGATAAGCTGGGTCTCGTAAAAAGGATATCGCAACGTATCCAGCTCTTCCTCCTTTTCTCTTTTCCGAGAAAGGCCTAGGGAATTTGTAAACCATTGGTGAAACTCTTCCTTGCCAGGTTGGCTCATCGCTTCAACTACCAAAAAAGCCTCCCGGAATCGGTCTGTCTCCACCAACCGTCTTGCCTCTGCCATCAATATGTCGTCTTTTGACAGCAACAGTGTCAAACGGGGTTTCTTTCCTCTTCCCCTCGCTGTCGCCCAATGAATGACTTGTTCATCATGCAGCGCGTTCATAATATTTTTCACATGTCGCTCAGAACAATTTAACATCCCAGCCAATAAGGCTACTGTAGTTTCTGCAGGACATCCGACTTCAAAGTAATTGTCCAATGTAAGCAGGTGTTCAACATACCTCATGTTATTGCCTCCCATTAAAGGTGAACTCACATTTTAGAAAGAAGCACTTTTTGTTCACCTTTTCCTATTCTATACTTCTCCATGAGCAAAAGAAAGGAGAGTTACAAGGTGAAACACGTTATCGAAGAGGATACATTATGGAGAAATCGAAACTTTCTCTTACTCTGGGGAGGATCTACTTTATCGAGCTTCGGAATGCAAATGTACAGTATTGCCATTCCATTGCTCATTTACGATTTGAGTCAATCAGCTTTGGCAATGAGTATGATGCGTGCCATTGAATTTTTTCCGAATATCTTCTTAGGTATGCTCGCTGGTGTGTTAGTTGATCGGTTGAATCGCAAGCGAATGATGGTGTGGACAAGTTTCATCCAAGTCCTTTCCATGGCCGCCGTTCTCGCATTACTTATGACGAAGCAACTTGAAATTTGGCATTTATACATAATCGGTTTTGTCTTGTCATCTGCAGGCTACACATTCGGCAATGCAAATCATTCCGTCCTGCCTCAATTGATTTCCAAAGAGCAGTTAACGTCAGCCAACGCAAAACTGTCACTGGTTGATACGCTTATTCGAATGATTGGTCCTGGAATCGCCGGTATGTTAATTGCAGCTTTTTCTTATGAATCTACGCTGACGATTTATTTTGGCTGCCTGTTTCTATTGTTTGTATTCATTCAATTTCTTCAAGTCCCTTCAAGGGTTAGAGAGACAAATAGAACCGCTTCACTTTGGAAGGATATGAAAGAAGGGATTGACGAGCTGCTTCACAATCAAACATTATTAACCCCTACCGTGACAGTCCTGTTTAGCAATTTCGCCTCTAGCCTTGTCATCGGGGTGCTTGTCTTTTTTGCAACAGATGAGTTAGGTGCCAACTCTGAAGAGGTCGGTTTTATGTTTACGATTTCAGCGATTGGCGGAATTATTGGAGCGAGTGTCGTTGGGAAGCTTCGCAAACGGTATGGAAGGGGCACCATTTATACGTACTCCTTGCTGTTTGATATACTGGCGATGGCACTTCTCATTTTTACGCAAACTTGGTGGATGATCGGAATATCGCTTGCGATTCGAACTTTTTCTACGACCCTCTCAAATATTGTGTATTTTACAATTCGGCAGGAATTCACTCCAAACCACTTGCTTGGCAGAGTAGCCGGAACCTCCTCGATGCTGATGAAGTTAACGTTGCCGTTTGGTTTGTTCATTTCGGGACTATGGGCTGAATGGTTCTCAATCCGTATCTTGTTTGTAGGTTCCATGTGTATTTTCATTTTGTTATTTTTACGTTTGTTTCATCATCCGTTCCGCAAACTCAAGTAAAAAGACATCCAATTGCCTGGATGTCTTTTTACTTCAGAATTCTCAATAGCTCTTTGAATTCGGGAATATCTGCGCGTTCAAGCAACTCATAGAGGGCCGTCTCCACGGATGTTCTGTCGACTCCGAGACGCTCCATTTTCCTGAGCCCCAACTCCTTGTTCTCCAATGTTCTAGAAGAAACAGCGTCCTCTACAACTTGGACCTCATACCCCTTTCCTGCCAATTCGACTGCCGTCTGGTAGACA harbors:
- a CDS encoding ABC transporter substrate-binding protein encodes the protein MRYVEHLLTLDNYFEVGCPAETTVALLAGMLNCSERHVKNIMNALHDEQVIHWATARGRGKKPRLTLLLSKDDILMAEARRLVETDRFREAFLVVEAMSQPGKEEFHQWFTNSLGLSRKREKEEELDTLRYPFYETQLIMDPMLIKSRHDAHMVQQIFDRLLEFDAETGKLLPRIAHHWETTDGKRWTFYIHKGILFHHGRRLTSEDVRNTFERLQNEGGLFPEIRNMTVCHETVIQFDLKWVDYLFPRSLATGRASIIPIEKVKEGDFQQMPIGSGPYQLLDNNENMIQLEVNPLYFSTRPWLDRIEIIKTPAEYERVERHPFLLNQPDSTWKQVTRIEEGASFVVFNCVKDGPFNSKEMRKNIREKLRPEDIRNEWHDNEFRATSFLTKHSLANQAKPKNRLDERRFDGLHVKIAVQQIRQGANHEKAAKLLQAQLQDIGIASQLDLIDASAIGSHDCISTYDLFVGGIALGKDHLISLMRVVQSAAFPIYPAMPKDIREKIDEKARVIRGSREEQFRWNAYYEIEELLSSEDAILFLQHRFHSVYEPDNSAFVNIKLNSNGRVDYRNVWKKWSGEEGQR
- a CDS encoding MFS transporter, which gives rise to MKHVIEEDTLWRNRNFLLLWGGSTLSSFGMQMYSIAIPLLIYDLSQSALAMSMMRAIEFFPNIFLGMLAGVLVDRLNRKRMMVWTSFIQVLSMAAVLALLMTKQLEIWHLYIIGFVLSSAGYTFGNANHSVLPQLISKEQLTSANAKLSLVDTLIRMIGPGIAGMLIAAFSYESTLTIYFGCLFLLFVFIQFLQVPSRVRETNRTASLWKDMKEGIDELLHNQTLLTPTVTVLFSNFASSLVIGVLVFFATDELGANSEEVGFMFTISAIGGIIGASVVGKLRKRYGRGTIYTYSLLFDILAMALLIFTQTWWMIGISLAIRTFSTTLSNIVYFTIRQEFTPNHLLGRVAGTSSMLMKLTLPFGLFISGLWAEWFSIRILFVGSMCIFILLFLRLFHHPFRKLK